Proteins co-encoded in one Arachis hypogaea cultivar Tifrunner chromosome 11, arahy.Tifrunner.gnm2.J5K5, whole genome shotgun sequence genomic window:
- the LOC112721669 gene encoding uncharacterized protein, with amino-acid sequence MTGLLKKHSIIHKVVTAYHLQTNGQAEVSNREIKRILEKVVKPHRKDWSSRLGDALWAYRTAYKTPIGMGPFRLVYGKACHLPVKVEHKAYWAVKECNSGLGGAGIERKLQLQELECLRLEALRLMPGKLRSRWEGPYRVEKAEPYGVFHLSHPLSPNFFKVNGHRLKLYHGEEMKNNKELEIFFLADPATEED; translated from the exons atgACAGGTCTGTTAAAGAAACATAGCATTATTCACAAGGTGGTGACGGCTTACCATcttcaaaccaatgggcaagccgaggtgtctaacagagagatcaaGCGCATACTGGAGAAGGttgtcaaacctcatagaaaggactggagcTCTAGGCTTGgagatgcgctttgggcttatcggacagcttacaagacacccatcggaATGGGTCCATTCCGCCTAGtctacggaaaggcttgtcaccttccaGTGAAGGTGGAACACAAAGCTTACTGGGCTGTGAAGGAATGCAACTCAGGATTGGGGGGAGCCGGGattgaaagaaagctgcaactacAAGAATTGGAGTGCCTTCGACTAGAAgc GTTGAGACTCATGCCGggaaagttgagatcaagatgggaaggacccTATAGAGtggagaaggcagagccatatggagtcttTCACCTGAGTCACCCTTTAAGCCCCAACTTCTTCAAAGTCAATGGCCACCGcttgaagctatatcatggtgaggaAATGAAGAACAACAAAGAGCTGGAGATCTTCTTCTTGGCGGATCCAGCAACAGAAGAAGAttga